The Kaistella daneshvariae genomic sequence GCTGATATTTTGGATAAAGCTTTGATGCGTGCAGGCCGTTTCGACCGTTCAATTTATGTTGATTTGCCAGAACTTCATGAAAGACGAGAAATCTTCGATGTACATTTAGCCAAAATTAAGTTGGACGATAATATCGACCGTGATTTCCTTGCGAAACAAACTCCTGGCTTCAGCGGAGCTGATATTGCGAATCTTTGTAATGAAGCTGCTTTAATTGCAGCCAGAAATTCACACGAATCTGTAATGACTCAGGATTTCTTAGACGCCGTCGACCGAATTATCGGTGGTCTGGAAAAGAAAAATAAGGCCATTAAACCGTCTGAAAAAAGACGCGTTGCGTACCACGAAGCTGGGCATGCCACAATTTCCTGGTTGGTTGAGCACGCTGCACCACTTTTAAAAGTGACGATTGTGCCGCGCGGACGTTCTTTAGGCGCTGCCTGGTATTTACCGGAAGAAAGACAATTGACGACCACTGAACAGATGTATGACGAGCTTTGTGCAACATTAGGTGGACGTGCTGCAGAACAAACTATTTTTGGAAATATTTCTACCGGAGCACTTTCGGATTTGGAAAGAGTTACCAAGCAAGCACAAGCGATGGTTACGATTTATGGTTTGAATGACAAACTAGGAAACATTTCATACTACGACAGTTCTGGCCAATCGGAATACAGTTTCGGAAAACCTTATTCAGATCAAACCGCGAAAATGATCGACGAAGAAATTTCAAAAATTATTGAAACGCAATATCAGCGTGCGCTACAGATTTTATCGGACAACAAAGATAAACTGGATGCACTGGCAGCAAAACTTTTGGAAAAAGAAGTAATTTTCCGTGAAGATTTGGAAGAAGTCTTCGGTCAAAGGGCTTGGGATCCGGAACTTACGGAACATCCGGTGTCCACAGTGCACAAGGATGTAGAACCGGAAGAGGAAGTGATTATCGCACCGGAGTCTGGGACACAAATGTAAACCTAAAAAGATCCTGATTATTAACTGAAAGATATAATCAGGATTCTTTTATAAATGCGATTGTTTCTTGAAATATTTTTTATTTTTGTATAACAATCTTATAAAATTCGAAATTGAGTCTATTTAAAAAATTGGTCGGGAAAATATTAAATCAACCTGAAGAAGAAAACGAACAGGATTTGGTTAAACTTGGAGATCAGCTGAAAAATGCTGACCTCGATTATAAGTTTGCGCAATTATTTACCCATTCCGGCGGATTTTTTAATTATTGCGCTGATGAAGCGGAAGCGCTCAACACCCTAAATCATATTCTGAAAATTGAGCAGGTAAAATCGGTTTTTTGCTGGGATCAGGACCTAAAAAATTTCCTGGATGTCATCAGCATTCCCTACACCACCAATCTTGAACTTTTCAATGACTGTGCGTTTATCACCTGCGAATATCTCATCGCGTACGACGGCAGAATTATGCTTTCGCATAATAATATCCTACACTATCATTCTTCCCGCCTTCCAGAGAAAATTATAATCATGGCGAATGTTTCGCAAATTGTGACCAATCTGAACGATGCGATGAGCAAAATCAAACGCAACGGAAATATCCGAAATCTCACTTCGATTAGCGGCAGCAATTCAAAACTAGATACTCCGAATAAGGATAATACAAAACTTTTCTTACTTTTGCTGGAAGATTAAAAAATCTTCAGACGCGGCAAAATTCATCAACATTAATTAAAAATTTTGGATAAAAATCTAATTCTACGCCTTTTTGGTGGTGCTTTATATGGCTTGCTTGTCATCATGTGTACAACTCCTCTTGGCGCGGAATGGATTAATTCAGTTTTTCCTGGTTTGGTAAAACAGCAGAATCTTTTTTATGGGCTGATGACTTTTTTTCTTTTTGTGGGCGCCTGGGAATGCATCCGCATCATGAAGTTTGACCCAAAAAGTTGGGAAAAATGGGTCGTTTTCCCGCTCATAATTCTGGTCTTTTATTACTTTTCAAAGCGGTATTTTCAGCACGGTTTTTATTTCAACTTCAACCTTTCCGAAATATTGGCGCTATCGCTGATCGTAATTGCGGTCATCACTTTATTTAAATTTCCCAAAGAACTTTACTTCGACAACGGGAAACTTATTTTCACTGTCATATATACTGCATTGCCGTTTAGTTTCGCTTTAGGTTTACCGAAGTTTTCGATGGTTGAAGAAACTTTTACCTTGGAAGTTTTCTTTCTTTTTGTGCTCATTTGGAGCAGTGATTCATTCGCCTTTTTCACCGGAAAATTTTTCGGAAAGCATAAAATGGCGCCGAAGATTTCACCGAAAAAAACCTGGGAAGGATTTGCCGGCGGCGTTTTTTTCACCCTTATAATCGGGTATTTTATCGAAATGAAATTTCCAGATTTACGCGGAAATTATATCATCGTAGGATTTCTGGTTTCGGTTTTTGCACCGTTCGGCGATTTGGTTGAAAGCCAGCTGAAAAGAAATTTCGGCGTGAAGGATTCTGGAAATATTATACCCGGCCACGGCGGAATTTTAGACCGTTTAGACAGTTTTATAATCTGCGCGCCTGTCGTATATTTATACTTTATTTTAGAAAAATTATTTTAAGTTATGAAACTTCATAAGGAGTCCAAAGGTACGCTGATAGTCGCGGGCATTGCCTTCACTGTAATCAGTATATTATCGGTTTATTTTTTGGAAATGTGGGGACTGGCTATCATTCTGCCACTGCTCATCATTTATGGATTAATTTTTTGGTTTTTCCGTGTCCCGAACCGCGATATTTTAAATCATAAAGAAAACGTTATCGCGCCGGTCGACGGCAAAGTGGTAATGATTAAACACGTTGAAGAAACTGAGTTTATTCAGGGAAAAGCCATTCAGGTTTCTATTTTTATGTCGCCGCTTAACGTTCACATTTGCCGATATCCCGTTTCCGGCGAGGTTATTTATAAAAAATACCATCCCGGCAAATATTTAGTGGCGTGGCACGAAAAATCGTCTACCGAAAACGAAAGAACAACCGTTGCTGTACAAAGTTTAACCAATCATATCGTGGTTTTCCGCCAAATTGCAGGCTATGTGGCGCGTCGAATTGTCTTTAACTGTAACGAAGGTGATTCCGCGAAAGCGGGCCATGAATTTGGCTTTATTAAATTCGGCTCCCGAATGGATGTCTTTTTACCATTAGACGCAGAAATTACCTGCAAAATAGGCCAAAAAACCAAAGGTGGAATTGACACGATTGCAAAAATGAACGCTTAAAATACCTCAAGATATCATCTGAAAAATTCCGGAATTTTTAATTCCGGAATTATTTTTATAATTTTAGGAAACTTTAAAAACACTTCCTGATGAAATTTTCCCTGCTATTTCTGCTTTTTTTTGGCTTTTGCCTTACTTCCTGTAACGATACAAAGAAAGAAAATCAGCTGAAAGAGCGCGAAAAAAATCTCCAGTTGCGCGAAACAGAATTTGCTGCCAAAAAGCAGGATTACGAAAGTTTATTAGCGCTGCGCGACAGTCTGGAAAACGCAGCAAACGCCACCGACACAATCGCGGCTACTTTATTGCCCCAAAATATTCTCGGGAAATGGAACGGAAAAATGGTCTGCACAGAATCCAGCTGTGCAGAACACGTGATCGGAGACCAACGGAACGACACCTGGCTCATTTCTGAGCAACAGGTGATCATCATTAATAAAAGCGGCAGCGAGCATATTTATAGCGCGAAATTCACCGGCACAGAGGTAAAGATGAGCTCGTTAAATAACACAGTGAGTCCCAACAAATCTGATATTACTTTACAGATTCCGGCCGAAGTTACCGACCGCATCAAAG encodes the following:
- a CDS encoding LUD domain-containing protein, translated to MSLFKKLVGKILNQPEEENEQDLVKLGDQLKNADLDYKFAQLFTHSGGFFNYCADEAEALNTLNHILKIEQVKSVFCWDQDLKNFLDVISIPYTTNLELFNDCAFITCEYLIAYDGRIMLSHNNILHYHSSRLPEKIIIMANVSQIVTNLNDAMSKIKRNGNIRNLTSISGSNSKLDTPNKDNTKLFLLLLED
- a CDS encoding phosphatidate cytidylyltransferase, with the translated sequence MDKNLILRLFGGALYGLLVIMCTTPLGAEWINSVFPGLVKQQNLFYGLMTFFLFVGAWECIRIMKFDPKSWEKWVVFPLIILVFYYFSKRYFQHGFYFNFNLSEILALSLIVIAVITLFKFPKELYFDNGKLIFTVIYTALPFSFALGLPKFSMVEETFTLEVFFLFVLIWSSDSFAFFTGKFFGKHKMAPKISPKKTWEGFAGGVFFTLIIGYFIEMKFPDLRGNYIIVGFLVSVFAPFGDLVESQLKRNFGVKDSGNIIPGHGGILDRLDSFIICAPVVYLYFILEKLF
- a CDS encoding phosphatidylserine decarboxylase family protein; protein product: MKLHKESKGTLIVAGIAFTVISILSVYFLEMWGLAIILPLLIIYGLIFWFFRVPNRDILNHKENVIAPVDGKVVMIKHVEETEFIQGKAIQVSIFMSPLNVHICRYPVSGEVIYKKYHPGKYLVAWHEKSSTENERTTVAVQSLTNHIVVFRQIAGYVARRIVFNCNEGDSAKAGHEFGFIKFGSRMDVFLPLDAEITCKIGQKTKGGIDTIAKMNA